One Mycolicibacterium sp. ND9-15 genomic window, GCGCCTGCCCGCCGACACGGCGATCTACCCGACCCACGGCTTCGGCAGTTTCTGCTCGGCCACACCTGCTTCGGGCGACGAATCCACGATCGGTGAGCAACGGCACACCAACCCGGCGCTCACCCAGGACGAGCAGAGCTTCGTCGACGAACTACTCGCGGGCCTTTCGGCCTATCCGGCGTACTACGCGCACATGGGCGTCATCAACCGCGAAGGGCCGGCGCCCGTGGATCTGACGCCGCCCGAACCGATCGACCCGACCGAACTGCGGCGTCGCATCGAGGCCGGCGAGTGGGTGGCCGATCTGCGCAACCGCACCGCCTTCGCCGCCGGACATCTACAGGGGTCGTTGGGTTTCGAGCTGTGTGGCTCCTTTGTGAGCTACTTCGGCTGGCTCTACGACTGGGGCGCACCGGTGACGTTGATCGGCGAGTCACCGGAGCAGATCGCAGACGCCAAGCGTGAGTTGGTCCGCATCGGGGTGGACCGGCTGACGGGTGCGGCAACCGGGGATATCGAAAAGCTGCGCGACGGAACGCCGCTCGGCTCCTACCCCGTCGCGGATTTCGCTCGACTGGCCGAACAGCGTCGCACCGAGACGGTGGCGGTGCTCGATGTGCGGCAGAGCCACGAGTACGACGAGGACCACATCCCCGGAGCGGTCAACATACCGCTACACGAACTGCCGGAACGGCTTGACGAAGTCCCCGCCTCGAC contains:
- a CDS encoding MBL fold metallo-hydrolase produces the protein MDVSIIETSGLGDRSYLISDGDIAVAIDPQRDIDRVLELADDRGVRIAHVLETHLHNDYVTGGLELSRTVGAEYVVPAGDDVRYPRRAVTDGEVIDAGPFRLEVMHTPGHTHHHVSYVLRDLDGEVHGVFTGGSMLFGTTGRTDLLGADHTEELTHAQFHSVRKLAERLPADTAIYPTHGFGSFCSATPASGDESTIGEQRHTNPALTQDEQSFVDELLAGLSAYPAYYAHMGVINREGPAPVDLTPPEPIDPTELRRRIEAGEWVADLRNRTAFAAGHLQGSLGFELCGSFVSYFGWLYDWGAPVTLIGESPEQIADAKRELVRIGVDRLTGAATGDIEKLRDGTPLGSYPVADFARLAEQRRTETVAVLDVRQSHEYDEDHIPGAVNIPLHELPERLDEVPASTVWVHCESGYRSSIAASFLDRAGHGVVLIDDDFDNARNTGLVA